A section of the Spirosoma pollinicola genome encodes:
- a CDS encoding peptidylprolyl isomerase produces MKLYAFPLVCLVLFVFGSLDGLGCRLRIQSPSQFEPNQQNPATNNKVHYTDLTAKRQVGLIYKRLKAGQSFDKLARRYSQDYGTYAVGGNLGWQKPDQFVSAFNEMVSGMRVNQFSKPFKTDFGYHIVQLLDRKEGEVLSRHLLLRVEN; encoded by the coding sequence ATGAAATTGTACGCTTTCCCTTTAGTTTGCCTAGTTCTATTCGTCTTCGGATCTCTTGATGGCCTCGGTTGTAGACTACGAATACAATCACCAAGCCAATTCGAGCCTAACCAGCAAAATCCTGCAACAAATAATAAAGTTCATTACACTGACTTGACGGCTAAGCGGCAAGTTGGATTGATTTATAAACGATTAAAAGCTGGGCAATCGTTTGATAAACTAGCCAGACGATATTCTCAGGATTATGGCACTTATGCTGTTGGTGGTAATTTGGGATGGCAAAAGCCTGATCAGTTTGTTTCTGCTTTTAATGAAATGGTTAGCGGAATGCGGGTTAATCAATTTTCTAAACCATTCAAAACTGATTTCGGATATCACATCGTACAGCTTTTAGACCGGAAAGAAGGAGAGGTTTTAAG